Proteins encoded by one window of Mustela erminea isolate mMusErm1 chromosome 5, mMusErm1.Pri, whole genome shotgun sequence:
- the GPR135 gene encoding G-protein coupled receptor 135, with translation MEEQPPPPVRPPARMALWGSPHPEAPSAAAGPGGTSSAGTAAAVLSFGTVASAAAAALGNQSDGSGGDGTGASAGGGLGGPRAAGAAGRPLLSHGAAVAAQALVLLLIFLLSSLGNCAVMGVIVKHRQLRTVTNAFILSLSLSDLLTALLCLPAAFLDLFTPPGGSAPAAPAAPTAPAPGPWRGFCAASRFFSSCFGIVSTLSVALISLDRYCAIVRPPREKIGRRRALQLLAGAWLAALGFSLPWELLRAPREPPAAQSFHGCLYRTSPDPAQLGAAYSVGLVVACYLLPFLLMCFCHYHICKTVRLCDVRVRPLTTYARVLRFFSEVRTATTVLIMIVSVICCWGPYCFLVLLAATRHAQAAQAPSLLNVVAVWLTWANGAINPVIYAIRNPNISMLLGRSREEGYRTRNVDAFLPSQGPGLQARSRNRLRNRCTNRLGACGRMSSSSQASRMGGDVAMWARKNPVVLFCREGPPGPVTAGVKQPKSEAGDTSL, from the coding sequence ATGGAggagcagccgccgccgccggtCCGCCCGCCAGCGAGAATGGCCTTGTGGGGCAGCCCGCACCCCGAAGCCCCCTCCGCGGCCGCCGGCCCTGGCGGGACTTCCTCCGCCGGGACGGCGGCGGCCGTGCTCTCCTTCGGCACCGTGGCGagcgcggcggccgcggcgctGGGGAACCAGAGCGACGGGAGCGGGGGCGACGGCACTGGCGCTTCGGCTGGCGGCGGCCTGGGCGGGCcccgggcggcgggggcggcggggaggccgCTGCTGTCGCACGGGGCGGCGGTGGCGGCCCAGGCGCTCGTGCTGCTGCTCATCTTCCTGCTGTCTAGCTTGGGCAACTGCGCCGTGATGGGGGTGATCGTTAAGCACCGGCAGCTCCGCACCGTCACCAACGCCTTcatcctgtccctgtccctgtcggATCTGCTCACGGCGCTGCTCTGCCTGCCCGCCGCCTTCCTGGACCTCTTCACGCCGCCGGGGGGCtcggcccccgccgcccccgccgcccccaccgcccccgccccggggcccTGGCGCGGCTTCTGCGCCGCCAGCCGCTTCTTCAGCTCGTGCTTCGGCATCGTGTCCACGCTCAGCGTGGCCCTCATCTCGCTGGACCGCTACTGCGCCATCGTGCGGCCGCCGCGGGAGAAGATCGGCCGCCGCCGCGCGCTGCAGCTGCTGGCGGGCGCCTGGCTGGCGGCGCTGGGcttctccctgccctgggagCTGCTCCGCGCGCCCCGGGAGCCCCCCGCGGCGCAGAGCTTCCACGGCTGCCTGTACCGGACGTCCCCGGACCCCGCGCAGCTGGGCGCGGCCTACAGCGTGGGGCTGGTGGTGGCCTGCTACCTgctgcccttcctgctcatgtGCTTCTGCCACTACCACATCTGCAAGACCGTGCGCCTGTGCGACGTGCGCGTGCGGCCCCTGACCACGTACGCGCGTGTGCTGCGCTTCTTCAGCGAGGTGCGCACGGCCACCACCGTGCTGATCATGATCGTCTCCGTCATCTGCTGCTGGGGCCCCTACTGCTTCCTGGTGCTGCTGGCCGCGACCCGGCACGCCCAGGCCGCGCAGGCCCCCTCGCTCCTCAACGTGGTGGCGGTCTGGCTGACCTGGGCCAACGGGGCCATCAACCCCGTCATCTATGCCATTCGCAACCCCAACATTTCGATGCTCCTGGGACGCAGCCGGGAAGAGGGCTACCGGACTAGGAATGTGGACGCTTTCCTGCCCAGCCAGGGCCCGGGTCTGCAGGCCAGAAGCCGCAATCGCCTTCGAAACCGCTGCACCAACCGGCTGGGAGCCTGCGGCAGGATGTCGTCTTCCAGCCAGGCCAGCAGGATGGGAGGGGATGTGGCCATGTGGGCTCGAAAAAATCCAGTTGTGCTTTTTTGCAGGGAGGGGCCCCCAGGGCCCGTGACAGCAGGGGTCAAACAACCTAAATCTGAAGCCGGGGACACCAGCCTCTAA